In a single window of the Carassius carassius chromosome 26, fCarCar2.1, whole genome shotgun sequence genome:
- the arid2 gene encoding AT-rich interactive domain-containing protein 2 isoform X3: MANSTGKNLPEQRRKGQAFLDELRQFHHSRGSPFKKVPVVGGKELDLGALYMRVVSLGGFAKVSDKNQWGELSEDFNFPRCCSNAAFVLKQYYLRYLEKYEKVHHFGEEDEEEQPGNPKHLLPIGAIPTSYNYQQHTVSDYLRQSYGLSMDFVPPSDYNKLVLSLLSGLPNEVDFAINVCTLLSNESKHAMQLEKEPKLVTLLLAHTGVFDDSLGSFSALFGTDWQEKTSRDFVRFWKDVIEDNEVKDLISDKSCTPQNGLEMRDVCTPLFHPTRAVGIGDVEGQRVLQVAMILRNLSFEEANIKLLAANRTCLRFLLLCAHCSFVQLRQLGLDTLGNVAGELQLDPVDFRTTHLMFHTITKCLLSRDLFLKMRAMEILGNLSKVEDNGVLICEYVDQESYREVIALLTLPDIMLVISALEVLYQLAELGEITCSKISSVERSIDLLVRLVSVDLHTFGPDALTAVKLIEHQASSSQASEVRPQLVEHISPLTQGTPGAVNRAPVQSTPPPGIVEVDGEKFTTQWLNAHFEVHPDGSVSRSEMYSEYLATCSKMARGGVLTSNNFYKCLRTLFPNHTVKRVEDTRLNGQAQIHVVGVRKRPIPLPVQLYYQQQQQAIPAPVPKHEAPLETPQLQSALSPGVGGQLVRTPAPSLTAGQAAPQVALTMHGTSHTNAPSAPAPAPTVPRLPMNPPGQAALPSPCPPATAPVPIQPNDILKTAMIQSSIPTATSAPVVPNHSGLPTQQPLLHHAPVTLIQQGPMPQGHVFTGRVQGVCPSVAQQHLQTPQGQQGAPSQESVMLAPPQYVSAPCTSLMAGGQVVTVSGVTSNRIAFQNIAPKPASQSSQPQQPQQQSLVIVSQNQQSNTAFAPAIHQIILTNPSPQTIQPQSTQSPTSPNAPITNPAPMQQAPPNTVSHMLSVKRQFQQTPPPPPPPAQPTSTESSLIKQLLLPKRGPSTPGGKLILPAPQVPAPASTRAPSPQVVYQVTNSGPVVSQPQLNVQLMQSPLQATGAVPISILPGQIISTSTPGTLLQASPSNQVTFTVVPNSGFPGQGAQTPPTIGLQLTPPLPIAGATPIPPFRGDRIICQKEEEAKDTTGLHVHERKIEVMENNSVTDGSAKASNGESAEVDGPAAKLLNGRKFDMSLPPYHSGNSQGEALNGPVAQGGDSGVPGKQTPSDPKKLMVNGVCDFDRSDVTHPSKNIPNHKASKHMGNGEVLSPQKAHGALGLTDSLAAPQQDTAKAEQAERLANGPSHGAEISNGPNSETLGLRQQHPPHNHSPPPPVSEPPPPPPPANGTLESRPLKRPLEDGDRGSSGIPTKMGVRIVTISDPNNAGNCATMVAVPAGADPSTVTKVAIENAAQQRPSVPSPLPETNAQQPMSVQTPPPVDPTVQGTNQSSPAPALSPDQARKPGQNFRCQWQACKRWFDTPSKVFYHAATCHGSKDAYPGQCQWEGCEPFPRQRLSFITHLQDKHCSREALLAALKLEEQTQGSKPNTSKSPPAAVSSPPLPSRPQKALVNHPSAALMALRRGSRNLVFRDFTDDKEGPMTKHIRLTAALTLKSIAKYSDCGRK, encoded by the exons CTATCTAGAGAAGTATGAAAAGGTGCATCACTTCGGagaggaagatgaagaagagcAGCCGGGGAATCCTAAACATTTGCTTCCGATTGGTGCAATACCCACGTCATACAACTACCAGCAACACACTGTATCAG ACTATCTCCGCCAAAGCTATGGGCTGTCGATGGATTTTGTCCCTCCATCCGATTACAACAAACTGGTGCTGTCTCTCCTGTCTGGGCTCCCGAACGAGGTGGACTTCGCCATTAACGTGTGCACGCTCCTGTCCAACGAGAGCAAGCACGCCATGCAGCTAGAAAAAGAGCCCAAACTCGTCACACTGCTGCTGGCACACACGGGAGTCTTCGACGACT CATTAGGCAGCTTTTCTGCTCTATTTGGGACAGACTGGCAGGAGAAAACGTCACGAGACTTTGTGAGG ttttggaaAGATGTCATTGAAGACAATGAAGTGAAAGATCTCATCTCAGACAAGAGCTGCACACCCCAAA ACGGATTGGAGATGAGGGACGTCTGCACTCCTCTCTTCCACCCGACACGTGCCGTAGGCATCGGAGACGTCGAGGGCCAGCGGGTGTTGCAGGTGGCAATGATTCTGAGGAACTTGTCCTTCGAGGAGGCCAACATCAAACTCCTGGCAGCTAATCGCACATGTCTGCGCTTCCTCTTACTGTGTGCGCACTGTTCCTTCGTCCAGCTGCGGCAGCTGGGTCTCGACACGCTCGGCAACGTCGCCGGAGAG CTTCAGCTGGATCCAGTTGATTTCCGAACAACGCATCTGATGTTTCACACCATCACAAAGTGTTTGTTGTCACGGGATCTTTTTCTCAAAATGAGGG CCATGGAAATTCTCGGGAACCTGAGCAAAGTGGAGGATAACGGCGTTCTGATCTGTGAGTATGTGGATCAGGAGTCGTACCGAGAAGTCATCGCCCTCCTGACGCTGCCGGACATCATGCTGGTCATCTCCGCGCTCGAGGTCCTGTACCAGCTGGCCGAGCTTGGGGAGATCACGTGCTCTAAGATCTCCTCTGTGGAGAGAAGCATAG ATCTTCTAGTGCGGTTGGTGTCAGTGGACCTGCACACTTTCGGACCAGACGCCCTTACGGCAGTAAAACTCATCGAGCATCAGGCCTCGAGCAGTCAGGCCTCAGAGGTTCGGCCGCAGCTTGTCGAGCACATTTCCCCGCTTACACAAGGCACTCCTGGCGCTG TGAACAGGGCGCCTGTGCAGTCTACACCTCCACCTGGGATTGTGGAAGTAGATGGAGAGAAATTCACAACTCAGTG GCTAAATGCTCATTTTGAGGTTCATCCAGATGGTTCGGTCTCTCGCTCTGAGATGTACTCTGAATATCTGGCGACCTGCAGCAAGATGGCAAGGGGTGGCGTGTTAACGTCCAATAACTTCTACAAATGCCTGAG GACGCTGTTTCCTAATCACACGGTGAAGCGTGTGGAGGACACACGGCTGAATGGACAGGCTCAAATCCATGTGGTTGGTGTGCGGAAGAGGCCGATTCCTCTTCCCGTACAGCTTTattatcagcagcagcagcaggccaTTCCTGCCCCAGTTCCCAAACACGAAGCTCCTCTAGAAACCCCTCAGCTCCAGTCAG CGCTGTCTCCTGGTGTGGGAGGGCAGCTTGTCCGGACACCAGCACCAAGCCTTACTGCCGGCCAGGCAGCACCACAGGTGGCCTTGACCATGCATGGAACTTCGCACACCAACGCTCCCAGTGCTCCTGCTCCAGCCCCAACTGTTCCACGACTCCCCATGAACCCGCCAGGACAAGCTGCACTTCCTTCTCCATGCCCTCCCGCCACCGCCCCAGTTCCCATACAACCCAATGACATTCTCAAAACGGCCATGATCCAGAGCTCCATCCCCACGGCAACCTCTGCACCTGTTGTTCCCAACCACAGCGGCTTGCCTACCCAGCAGCCCTTGCTCCATCATGCTCCCGTTACACTGATCCAACAGGGGCCGATGCCCCAGGGACACGTTTTTACAGGTCGAGTGCAAGGTGTTTGTCCTTCGGTGGCCCAGCAGCACCTGCAAACCCCTCAGGGACAGCAAGGTGCCCCTTCCCAAGAGTCTGTAATGCTCGCGCCGCCTCAGTATGTCAGTGCACCTTGCACTTCGCTGATGGCAGGAGGGCAGGTCGTGACTGTCTCAGGCGTGACTAGCAACCGCATCGCGTTTCAAAATATCGCCCCAAAACCTGCATCGCAGTCGTCACAACCTCAACAACCCCAACAGCAAAGCTTAGTCATCGTCAGTCAGAATCAACAATCCAACACCGCATTCGCCCCAGCCATCCATCAAATCATACTGACCAACCCCAGTCCTCAAACCATCCAGCCACAGTCCACTCAGTCTCCCACTTCCCCAAATGCACCAATCACTAACCCCGCCCCCATGCAGCAAGCCCCGCCCAACACAGTCAGCCACATGCTGTCCGTCAAGCGGCAGTTTCAGCAGACTCCGCCCCCTCCTCCACCCCCAGCCCAACCTACCTCCACAGAATCCAGTCTGATCAAACAGTTACTGCTTCCGAAACGTGGTCCTTCTACCCCAGGTGGAAAACTCATACTCCCTGCTCCGCAAGTTCCCGCTCCTGCAAGCACCAGGGCGCCAAGCCCGCAAGTCGTATACCAGGTGACCAACAGCGGTCCAGTGGTGTCTCAACCACAGTTGAACGTGCAACTTATGCAGAGCCCCTTGCAGGCGACCGGTGCCGTTCCCATCTCCATCCTCCCAGGGCAGATCATCTCCACCTCCACCCCTGGCACCCTTCTGCAGGCTTCACCCAGCAACCAAGTTACCTTCACAGTAGTGCCAAACTCTGGCTTCCCTGGCCAGGGAGCGCAAACCCCGCCCACAATCGGCCTGCAGTTGACTCCGCCTCTGCCAATTGCGGGAGCCACGCCCATTCCACCTTTCCGAGGTGACAGAATCATCTGCCAAAAGGAGGAGGAGGCCAAGGACACCACGGGGCTCCACGTCCACGAACGCAAGATCGAGGTCATGGAGAACAACTCCGTCACCGATGGTTCGGCCAAAGCCAGTAATGGTGAATCCGCAGAGGTGGATGGACCTGCGGCAAAGCTGCTCAATGGGAGGAAGTTTGACATGAGTCTACCTCCATACCACTCAGGGAACAGCCAAGGAGAGGCCCTAAATGGCCCTGTGGCGCAAGGCGGCGACAGCGGCGTCCCTGGGAAGCAGACACCCTCTGACCCTAAAAAGCTAATGGTGAATGGGGTGTGCGACTTCGATCGATCAGACGTCACCCATCCGAGCAAAAACATTCCAAATCACAAGGCTTCCAAACACATGGGGAACGGCGAGGTGTTGTCGCCTCAGAAAGCGCACGGGGCTTTGGGTCTCACGGACTCTCTTGCTGCTCCTCAGCAGGACACTGCCAAAGCAGAGCAGGCCGAACGCTTGGCCAACGGGCCCAGCCACGGTGCGGAGATCTCCAATGGCCCCAACTCAGAGACATTGGGCCTAAGGCAACAGCATCCACCTCATAACCACTCCCCACCTCCGCCTGTTTCCGAGCCTCCGCCACCTCCTCCTCCCGCTAACGGAACTTTGGAGAGCCGGCCGTTGAAGAGACCGCTGGAGGACGGGGACAGAGGTAGCTCTGGAATCCCCACAAAAATGGGCGTACGCATAGTGACTATCAGCGACCCTAACAATGCAGGTAACTGTGCCACCATGGTGGCCGTGCCGGCGGGCGCAGACCCAAGCACAGTAACAAAAGTAGCAATAGAGAATGCAGCGCAGCAGAGACCAAGTGTGCCCTCGCCGCTTCCTGAAACCAATGCTCAG CAGCCGATGTCAGTGCAGACTCCGCCTCCAGTGGATCCGACTGTACAGGGAACCAATCAGAGTTCTCCAGCACCCGCCCTCTCTCCAGATCAAGCTCGTAAACCTGGACAGAACTTCAGATGTCAGTGGCAGGCATGCAAACG GTGGTTTGACACGCCATCAAAGGTGTTTTACCATGCAGCTACCTGTCATGGCAGTAAAGATGCGTACCCAGGGCAGTGCCAATGGGAGGGCTGTGAACCTTTTCCTCGCCAGAGACTATCCTTCATCACACACCTCCAG GATAAGCACTGCTCGAGGGAAGCGCTCTTGGCTGCACTCAAACTGGAGGAGCAAACGCAAGGCAGCAAGCCCAACACTTCCAA GTCTCCTCCAGCGGCGGTCAGCAGTCCTCCACTTCCTTCCAGACCACAGAAAGCGCTCGTCAACCACCCCAGTGCAGCTCTGATGGCGTTACGCAGGGGCTCGCGAAACCTGGTGTTCAGGGACTTCACA GATGATAAAGAGGGACCAATGACCAAACACATTAGACTAACTGCTGCCTTAACGTTAAAGAGCATCGCCAAGTACTCGGATTGTGGACGGAAGTAA